In one Balaenoptera musculus isolate JJ_BM4_2016_0621 chromosome 2, mBalMus1.pri.v3, whole genome shotgun sequence genomic region, the following are encoded:
- the CRABP1 gene encoding cellular retinoic acid-binding protein 1, which translates to MPNFAGTWKMRSSENFDELLKALGVNAMLRKVAVAAASKPHVEIRQDGDQFYIKTSTTVRTTEINFKVGEGFEEETVDGRKCRS; encoded by the exons ATGCCCAATTTCGCCGGCACCTGGAAGATGCGCAGCAGCGAGAATTTCGACGAGCTGCTCAAGGCGCTGG GTGTGAACGCCATGCTGAGGAAAGTGGCCGTGGCGGCTGCGTCCAAGCCGCACGTGGAGATCCGCCAGGACGGGGATCAGTTCTACATCAAGACATCCACCACGGTGCGCACGACTGAGATCAACTTCAAGGTCGGAGAAGGCTTTGAGGAGGAGACAGTGGACGGACGCAAGTGCAGG AGTTAG